The proteins below come from a single Sphingobacteriales bacterium genomic window:
- a CDS encoding NAD(P)H-hydrate dehydratase, whose product MKIFSRELIRQADAYTISHEPIASAMLMERAARQFTLYFLKHFSITGKIHVFCGKGNNGGDGLVVSRLLLDKHYQVVTYILEYADEASDDFTLNYNLLKNYQQAEIHHITDENFEFNFAKNDLIVDALWGTGLSRPIQGFSGKIIEKINSSSLPVVAIDIPSGTFCDSFNEDDAKIKAHFTISFQLPKLAFFIPENRDFVGRWRVVDIGLSDDFIQNTDTSYFYSTKAEISKLLKPRNKFDHKGNFGHSLLMAGSYGKMGAAVLGAKACMRSGTGLLTVFIPECGYSVLQTAVPEAMTIVANHDKMLTNIPDTMAFDAAAIGPGIGTNDLTADALNLFLKKTKYPVVLDADAINIIAARQTWMYAIPRNSILTPHPGEFDRLAGKSSNHFQRLEKAIQIAKKHQIIIVLKGHYTAVVSPEGKIFFNSTGNPGMATAGSGDVLTGVILAFLAQGYEPLHAARLAVFLHGLAGDMAAEQKSQHGLIASDIIDYLPEAFINLSNAEQDYEKK is encoded by the coding sequence ATGAAAATTTTTAGCCGTGAATTAATCCGACAAGCCGATGCTTATACCATCAGCCACGAACCTATCGCTTCTGCCATGCTGATGGAGAGAGCTGCCCGGCAGTTTACACTTTATTTTCTGAAACATTTTTCCATTACAGGGAAAATTCATGTTTTTTGCGGAAAAGGGAATAATGGCGGAGACGGTCTTGTCGTTTCCCGTTTATTGCTGGATAAACATTATCAGGTAGTTACTTACATCCTCGAATACGCTGATGAGGCCTCAGACGATTTTACATTGAATTATAATTTACTCAAAAATTATCAGCAGGCAGAAATTCATCATATTACTGACGAAAACTTTGAGTTTAATTTTGCTAAAAATGACCTGATTGTTGATGCATTGTGGGGAACAGGGCTTAGCCGACCGATACAGGGCTTTTCCGGAAAAATTATCGAAAAAATCAATTCTTCTTCCTTACCGGTTGTTGCTATTGACATTCCAAGCGGAACCTTTTGCGATAGTTTTAATGAGGATGATGCAAAAATTAAAGCTCATTTCACCATTAGCTTCCAACTGCCCAAACTGGCATTTTTCATCCCTGAAAACAGGGATTTTGTCGGAAGATGGCGGGTCGTTGACATCGGTCTTTCTGATGATTTTATTCAAAATACGGATACCAGTTACTTTTACTCAACAAAGGCAGAAATATCAAAACTTTTAAAGCCAAGGAACAAATTTGATCACAAAGGTAATTTTGGCCATTCCCTGTTGATGGCAGGTTCGTATGGAAAAATGGGTGCTGCCGTGCTGGGAGCTAAGGCTTGTATGCGTTCAGGTACTGGCTTGTTAACCGTTTTCATTCCCGAATGTGGCTATTCAGTTCTCCAGACCGCTGTACCTGAAGCCATGACCATTGTGGCAAATCATGATAAAATGCTAACAAATATTCCGGACACCATGGCTTTTGATGCAGCTGCCATTGGTCCTGGTATAGGAACTAATGACCTGACGGCTGATGCACTCAATCTCTTTCTTAAAAAAACCAAATATCCTGTTGTGCTGGATGCAGATGCCATAAATATCATAGCTGCCAGGCAAACATGGATGTATGCCATTCCAAGAAACAGCATTCTTACGCCACATCCCGGAGAGTTTGACAGACTGGCCGGTAAATCTTCCAATCATTTTCAACGTCTTGAAAAAGCCATTCAAATTGCAAAAAAACATCAGATTATCATTGTATTGAAAGGGCATTATACGGCTGTCGTCTCACCGGAAGGAAAAATATTTTTCAATTCAACGGGTAATCCGGGCATGGCAACGGCCGGAAGTGGTGATGTACTCACCGGTGTGATTCTCGCCTTCCTTGCCCAGGGATATGAGCCGCTTCATGCTGCCCGGCTGGCCGTTTTTCTTCATGGGCTCGCTGGCGATATGGCTGCTGAACAAAAATCTCAGCATGGGCTGATTGCTTCCGATATCATTGACTACCTGCCTGAAGCTTTTATTAACCTTTCTAACGCTGAACAAGATTATGAGAAAAAATGA